A single region of the Vicia villosa cultivar HV-30 ecotype Madison, WI linkage group LG4, Vvil1.0, whole genome shotgun sequence genome encodes:
- the LOC131595436 gene encoding 5'-adenylylsulfate reductase 3, chloroplastic-like, producing the protein MAFAVSSSSAASAAANSTSLFSRIGSSSDTKVLQIGSLRILERTNGSSGVLNLPSRRSLVRALNVESQRNGSVVPLAATIVAPEILEKEEEDFEQLAKNLENASPLEIMDKALEKFGNDIAIAFSGAEDVALIEYAHLTGRPYRVFSLDTGRLNPETYRLFDAVEKRYGIRIEYMFPDAVEVQGLVRTKGLFSFYEDGHQECCRIRKVRPLRRALKGLRAWITGQRKDQSPGTRSEIPVVQVDPVFEGLDGGSGSLVKWNPVANVNGIDIWTFLRTMDVPVNSLHSQGYVSIGCEPCTRPVLPGQHEREGRWWWEDAKAKECGLHKGNLKQDDAAQNNGNGNGVAHANGSATVADIFNSENVVSLSRAGIENLAKLQDRKEPWIVVLYAPWCRFCQAMEESYVDLAENLAGSGVKVGKFRADGDEKEYAKSELGLGSFPTILFFPKHSSRPIKYPSEKRDVESLTAFVNALR; encoded by the exons ATGGCTTTCGCGGTTAGTTCTTCGTCAGCAGCATCAGCAGCGGCGAATTCGACTTCGTTGTTCTCGCGGATTGGATCTTCCTCTGATACCAAAG ttttgcAAATTGGTTCGTTGAGGATTTTGGAGAGAACAAATGGTTCGTCTGGTGTCTTGAATTTACCTTCCAGACGTTCGTTGGTGAGGGCTCTTAATGTTGAATCTCAAAGGAACGGTTCTGTTGTTCCTCTTGCAGCAACTATCGTTGCTCCTG AGATTCTTGAGAAGGAAGAGGAAGATTTTGAACAATTAGCGAAGAACCTTGAAAATGCTTCGCCTCTTGAGATAATGGACAAGGCGCTTGAGAAATTTGGAAACGATATTGCTATTGCTTTCAG TGGTGCTGAAGATGTTGCTTTAATTGAGTATGCACATTTGACGGGTAGGCCATACAGGGTGTTCAGTCTTGACACCGGGAGACTGAATCCAGAAACATACAGATTGTTTGATGCGGTTGAGAAGCGCTATGGGATTCGCATTGAATACATGTTCCCTGATGCTGTTGAGGTTCAGGGATTAGTTCGAACAAAGGGGCTCTTTTCATTTTATGAGGACGGGCATCAAGAGTGCTGCAGAATCAGGAAGGTGAGACCTTTGAGAAGAGCTCTTAAAGGTCTTAGAGCATGGATTACTGGACAGAGAAAAGACCAGTCACCTGGTACTAGGTCTGAAATACCTGTTGTTCAGGTTGATCCAGTTTTTGAGGGATTGGATGGTGGGAGTGGGAGTCTGGTGAAGTGGAACCCTGTTGCCAATGTGAATGGCATTGACATATGGACCTTCCTAAGAACAATGGATGTGCCTGTTAATTCATTGCACTCTCAAGGATATGTTTCCATTGGTTGTGAGCCATGCACAAGGCCAGTTTTGCCTGGACAGCATGAAAGAGAGGGAAGATGGTGGTGGGAGGATGCCAAAGCAAAGGAGTGTGGTCTTCACAAGGGTAATTTGAAACAGGATGATGCTGCCCAGAATAATGGTAATGGAAATGGTGTGGCCCATGCCAATGGCTCTGCCACAGTTGCTGACATTTTCAACTCTGAGAATGTGGTCAGCTTGAGCAGGGCTGGAATTGAAAATCTGGCCAAATTGCAGGACCGAAAAGAGCCCTGGATTGTTGTGCTCTATGCACCATGGTGCCGTTTCTGTCAG GCTATGGAAGAATCATATGTGGATTTGGCGGAGAATTTAGCTGGGTCAGGAGTGAAGGTTGGAAAATTCAGAGCAGATGGTGATGAAAAAGAATATGCAAAGAGTGAACTAGGGTTGGGAAGCTTCCCCACGATCCTCTTCTTCCCCAAACACTCTTCTAGGCCAATTAAGTATCCTTCAGAAAAGAGAGACGTTGAATCATTAACAGCATTTGTGAATGCCTTAAGGTGA
- the LOC131598043 gene encoding uncharacterized protein LOC131598043, translating into MDEYLIITIHHSGEFASEDLSVYVGGQIAKLRVDADKWSFFELLGSIKELGYRAIENIYYKDPTGGMNMLVDDRGALEIADLYRVHLSVEVFIKQALSQPVFAEEAEVVLDDIPLNEMPPNEIVDEVAVEIEEILKEFDERANDVAQDDVRTNDVTQDGERANDVAQDDVRTNDVTQDGERANDVAQDDVRTNDVTQDDERARDVAQDDVSAVGADNGPVGGEVDDDLRLTDDSSDDSNFEYDSAMEIVFDDDSDEYSTELEEEDGNLLDCDIEDNEQMKSKKGKQMSDENKEDSKGSDNDSEDLVSDCDSDDSSRARRKKYPIFKLLKDISNYRWEVGTYFTTKEDFKEAIVTYAVHSGRDLRFTKNDKIRVRVRCKDGCEWESYCAKLPTEDSWQLKKKIEKTSSYTNMWLVRMSDEFIFEVRNLENNAEKFTVNLKDRTCSCRRWELTGLPCVHSLSAIKSRNQKIDDYVPEYYRKSRYMQVYQPVIFPVNGSNLWERTEYPDVLPPKFRKMPGRPKKRRNLEQGELDGTDRKMRRTGFIVKCSRCKKQGHNKLTCKVPSTTAQAAPSQSSPSQTTFVQVSQAAHSAPSQSSQAAPSQSSQAAPSQSSQAQKTTPKSAKKITPKAKKLAVRRPNAPFIPPGPTTRLTAAKTAIGPTTRRTTPTKRATPKWKP; encoded by the exons TTTTTTTGAGCTGTTAGGTAGTATCAAGGAACTAGGTTATCGAGCCATAGAAAACATATATTATAAGGATCCAACTGGTGGGATGAATATGTTGGTAGATGACAGAGGAGCATTAGAGATTGCTGATTTATATAGGGTTCATCTTAGTGTTGAGGTCTTTATTAAGCAAGCATTGTCCCAGCCTGTTTTTGCTGAAGAAGCTGAAGTTGTGTTAGATGATATTCCACTTAATGAGATGCCACCTAATGAGATAGTAGATGAGGTAGCAGTAGAGATTGAGGAAATATTGAAGGAATTTGATGAGAGGGCCAATGATGTAGCACAGGATGATGTGAGGACTAATGATGTAACACAAGATGGTGAGAGGGCCAATGATGTAGCACAGGATGATGTGAGGACTAATGATGTAACACAAGATGGTGAGAGGGCCAATGATGTAGCACAGGATGATGTGAGGACTAATGATGTAACACAAGATGATGAGAGGGCCAGAGATGTAGCACAAGATGATGTGAGTGCAGTTGGAGCTGATAATGGACCTGTGGgtggtgaggttgatgatgatttAAGACTGACTGATGATAGTTCTGATGATAGCAACTTCGAGTATGATAGTGCAATGGAGATAGTATTTGATGATGACTCTGATGAGTATAGTACTGAACTGGAAGAGGAGGATGGAAACCTATTGGACTGTGATATTGAAGATAATGAacaaatgaaaagtaaaaaaggaaaacaaatgtctgatgaaaacaAAGAAGATAGTAAAGGGAGTGATAATGATAGTGAGGATCTTGTAAGTGATTGTGATAGTGATGATAGCAGTAGGGCTAGGAGAAAGAAGTATCCAATTTTTAAGCTTTTAAAGGATATATCCAATTACAGATGGGAAGTGGGAACCTATTTTACTACAAAGGAAGATTTCAAGGAGGCAATTGTTACTTATGCAGTCCATTCTGGCAGAGATTTAAGGTTCACTAAGAATGACAAGATAAGGGTTAGGGTCAGGTGTAAGGATGGATGTGAATGGGAATCTTACTGTGCTAAGTTGCCTACTGAGGATTCATGGCAACTTAAGAAGAAGATTGAAAAAACAAGTTCATACACAAATATGTGGCTTGTAAG GATGTCTGATGAGTTTATATTTGAAGTGAGAAATTTGGAAAACAATGCTGAAAAATTTACAGTCAATCTAAAAGATAGGACTTGTTCATGTAGAAGGTGGGAGTTGACAGGCCTCCCCTGTGTTCATTCACTATCAGCAATCAAAAGCAGGAACCAGAAGATTGATGATTATGTTCCTGAGTATTACAGGAAATCAAGATATATGCAAGTGTACCAGCCAGTCATTTTTCCAGTCAATGGCTCAAACCTATGGGAGAGGACAGAGTACCCTGATGTTCTGCCACCCAAATTTAGGAAAATGCCAGGAAGACccaaaaaaaggaggaatttggaacAAGGTGAACTAGATGGCACAGATAGAAAGATGAGAAGAACTGGCTTCATTGTGAAGTGCagtagatgcaagaaacaaggacACAACAAACTTACTTGCAAGGTACCATCAACTACTGCACAAGCAGCTCCATCACAATCATCTCCATCTCAGACTACTTTTGTACAAGTATCCCAAGCAGCTCATTCAGCTCCATCACAGTCATCTCAAGCAGCTCCTTCACAATCATCTCAAGCAGCTCCATCACAATCATCCCAAGCTCAGAAGACTACTCCAAAATCAGCCAAGAAGATTACTCCTAAAGCAAAGAAGTTGGCAGTTAGAAGGCCAAATGCCCCTTTTATCCCACCTGGTCCAACCACAAGGCTGACTGCTGCAAAAACAGCTATAGgtccaacaacaaggaggacaacacCTACTAAAAGGGCCACACCAAAATGGAAACCATAG